In Eublepharis macularius isolate TG4126 chromosome 4, MPM_Emac_v1.0, whole genome shotgun sequence, the following are encoded in one genomic region:
- the LOC129327454 gene encoding histone H2A type 2-B-like, with product MSGRGKSGGKARAKAKSRSSRAGLQFPVGRVHRLLRKGNYAERVGAGAPVYLAAVLEYLSAEILELAGNAARDNKKTRIIPRHLQLAIRNDEELNKLLGGVTIAQGGVLPNIQAVLLPKKTQSSKK from the coding sequence ATGTCTGGCCGAGGGAAATCGGGAGGCAAGGCCCGGGCCAAAGCTAAATCTCGCTCCTCCCGAGCCGGCCTGCAGTTCCCCGTGGGTCGAGTGCACCGGCTTCTACGGAAGGGCAACTATGCTGAGCGTGTGGGCGCCGGGGCGCCGGTCTACTTAGCGGCCGTCCTGGAGTACCTCTCGGCGGAGATCCTGGAGCTGGCTGGCAACGCGGCGCGGGACAATAAGAAGACGAGGATCATCCCTCGGCACTTGCAGCTGGCCATCCGCAACGACGAGGAGCTCAACAAGCTGCTGGGCGGGGTGACCATCGCCCAGGGCGGGGTCCTGCCCAATATCCAGGCCGTCCTGCTGCCCAAGAAGACCCAGAGCTCCAAGAAATGA